The DNA sequence tacagaaaaggtacagttttgtacttcCTTTTCTTAGAGTGCAGGAAGTGAttcattttgcatttttaaggagCCAGTTGATTGTCAGACAATAACAAGTATATTTTTTAAGGTTATGACATCACATGAGAACTACATGAATGCCACTGGGGCAGCCTTTAATATTCTTCAATCTGATGACCAACTGTGGAAGGCTGTCTTTGCTGAAATTGCCATGACGTGTCTGGTTACTATGGTGGTGCTATTGGGGGCAGTGAATGGGAAGAGCAAAAGTCCCATGGTGCCATTCATGGTGGGCTGCACagttattattaatgttttggCAGGGTGAGTCATGAATACAAAAAATCTATCTAGCATCTTTTAATGTCATTTATCAGTTTCAGAAATGCTGTCATAGTGCTGCTTTGCTGTTTTATAGAGGTGATGTTTCTGGTACCTGTTTGAACCCTGCAAGAGCTTTTGGGCCTGCATTGATGGCTAACTACTGGACTTATCACTGGGTATACTGGGTCGGCCCAGTCGGGGGAGGTCTGATTGCCGCTGGTCTCGTAAGGTCAGTTCGTCTTATTGTTCTCATAATGGATTGTTTTTCATGTCATGCTTTTAATGTTACTGTAAGACTTTAATTTCTGTTTTAACAGGCTTCTGCTTGGAGATGAAAAGATTCGAGTGATACTGAAATAATATAGTAGTGCTTTAATGTGTTTacaatttcataaaaaatgaagaagaaatattttatatttttaacaataaCAAATTGAGTCACTGTTCTTGGTGTAAATAAATACTGATGTCACCCAAGGCTTGCTTACCATTTTTCATTTTCCCAGTAGATGTCAGTAAAGTACTTTGACTGTATAGTGTTACATCTAACGCATAATGTTTATCACAACTGTTATTAATCGAAATAACCTAATTATGCAACATTTGGGACTATTTAGGCATATTTTCGTATAAAcatatatttgttgtttttgtaagtattatataaaataattactgTACTTTTAATAATGCTGCGTTGgttttaaccataaacattGAAATGTCCTGCATTTTGCGTTTTTTTAATTACTATTTtcgaatacattttttttgcaaattaaaCTTCTGAAAAATATCTTTGATAGTTTGATAGACGTATACTGATTTTAGCCTAAAATGCCTAAAATGACACGGTGGCTAGAACCCCTCTAAAAAGGGTCTACCGCCCCTGGACAGAACACCGCTGACAATTACCCAATTCTGGGTTGTTGTTGGTAAcacttttaatattttgtaataaattatcttcaATAATTTGTATTGTAGGATTTTAGATTATTCAAAAGTTTTAGGAGGACAAACGTCATGCCAGGTACAATTTACGCAACAAGTTTATGTACATTGGCATAATGTTTGTTTTGCGTAAAAATGCGAAAACCGATGTGTAGATGGAAGGACATTGCGCATTGCAACGTCACATCAACACGTGTTTTTCAAGTGACTAGCTCTTGACTCTTTATTATATTTGACAgtgtttattaataaattaaataattaattattcatCTTTTTATTGTGTTAATGTTGTATAAATTTTATATTGTAATTTTAatttagaaaaataataatacatttttatagttgTAATTAAGAAAAACAATAATCAATTTGTATTTTGAAATAGGAAGAATgtaattaagaaaaatattaattaatttgtatagttgtaattaagaaaaataaaaattaatttgtatttaagaaaaagaaaaaacaatttattaaggaaaataataattattttttgtttaaagaaaaagagaaaataatttgtaattaagaaaaataaaaatgaatttatataattgtaattaagaaaaataaaaaggaatTTGTATAATTGTAATATTAaggaaaaattattaatttgtttttagaaaaataaaaataaattgatgTTAAGAAAAATTACAATGAATTTGTATAATGTGTACTCCAAgattgtgtatatatgtgtatattttACTTCATGCTGCTATTTGAAGAGTATGGCTCCAACTGAAATTTCGTTGTATAATACAATGACAATGaagatctatctatctaattgcaattaagaaaaaaatgattcatttgtttttagaaaaattcaaaattattttatattaagaaaaataacaataaacttgtataattgtaattaagaaaaaaataatttgttttaagacaaataaaagatttgttgttattaagaaaaataatacattttcataaaaattaagTCACAAAATAACCCTCCAAAAATCTTTGATCTCATACTTAATTTGTAATTATTTTGGATTACATTTTTTAACGTCAAAGTCTGATGTAGCTTAAATATTTGACATCTCTCTTTCCAAGCAGACTTGAATCTCTGTTGTCTGCTGATTGCTtacataattttataatttgtttttatattttcctCATGATGTTAGATGTTGTGTTTTAgattttaatgcttatataattataataattttgaGTAGATGCAAACGGATtttagaaaataattgcacatacagtattttaGGGTCtcaagacttttttattttattaggcCATGTTGTTGACCAAATCAGCAAGACAACATTCAAGCTGGTTTTCGAGTCACTTAACAACAGTCAAACTGGTTAACGATATCTGTCAGACAGAGCCAGTGCCACTCTTGCAAGGAACTTGTCAAAGGCCAAATGTGCTTCAGGTGTGAAGTCCTTGGGGAAGAGCATGGCAATCACCACAAGAATGCAGTGGGACAAGACCTGTTTCCAGAGAAATAAATTGAATTAAACTTCTACGTCGTTTTgagtaaaacaaatatttcaagATTTTTGACAGCCTTTTTTGCAAAATGTTAATGAGTCAGACTCAACAGCATGTTTACCTTGAAGTTAGCAGGATCAACTCTCAGTTGAAAGGCATGCAGCTCGCTGAGGTTGAGCAGGCCGGCGAAAAGATCGTCAATTTTTTCAACAGCCAGACCAAGTCCTCCAATGATTTTCTTTCCATGGCTCTTTACAGGAGCAGAACCAGGTGTCAGGTCACTCCAGTGAGCGAAGTAGGTCTTGGTCTGAGGATAGACCAGGAGCATTCTGCAAAATAGTTGGGAATAGAACAAATCTAACCAATACCTTTGAAAACTTAATGtttgatataaaaataaagatagaCGAACTAATTTGACTTACCTAGACAAGGCCTCATTACCAATGTCTGCAGCCTTTGGAGAGACCTTAGCCCAAAGGGCCTTCACGGTTTCCTTGTCCTTAGCAGAGAGACTCATTTTGAATCTGTGGTATGAACAGATGTGCCAGTGCCGACTGACTTGCCTCCTAAAAGTTGGTCCTCTTTTTAAGTGCTTGCAGTTGAGTGGGCACACCCAAGATAGGTCGAATTGCGTGTCAGATTGAACGGCTGCCAGAAAACATTGAAAAATTGGCATGATTTCATTTCAGGAGAACGTGTCAAAACACATGCCAGAATTTTATCAGTGTCGAGCAGGTTCAGATCCTAATCACCCAACGTTTGCATCTTCAGTACCAAACAAACCTCACAACCTGTACTCTGGTTCAATCAACATTTGGGTCATATTAGCAAATCCAAACATTGGGTTAAATTTACCTAGAAAACTCAAGGATTAATTCAAGGTAAATTTAAACCCGCAGTctgttttgtccatatttgacccaatcaacactcttaaaaatagtgATAAacagcactaaaagtggttaaCTGGCTCGTAATCAAAGGGAAACCATATTTAGTGCTAAACATCAACTACTGTAGGACCTGTGAAGCAACTGTGTAGAACTATATTGTGCTATGTtgaaccataagtggtgctataGTCATGCTTTAGCACCACTAATGGTTCTACAGAGGTGCTAGATAGGTACTCTGTAGTGTtaaaaaaatggttcccctatgattatgaGCTTTTAGTACTATTTAGCACTATTTTTTGTTAGACTAAAGGGCTGAACAAATTTTTAGGCATTTTTAGATTTAGTTTAGATTCAATTTAGATTGATTTAGTTCAATTTAGTGCTTGCAGTTTTTTGTTAAGTTAGGGTCTTTGTTGAATATACTCTAAAACAATTAACTCATGGTTCAGTAAAAAATTGACaaatatttgatttaaatttacCTGTGCTGATTTcttaaaaccaaaacattttttcaacttagttgggtcaaatagggacttttttttgctaatttaataCAGCgattatgctgggttgtttcaactcatggtaAAATATGTAGACATATTTTaccatgagttaaaacaacccagcatttttttgtgcgTGGATCGCCCATTATGCACATGTATGCACCCAACAGTTTTTACCAAAGTTCATTAtggttacactgtaaaaaatgttgttgtcctaaatttttacactttaaaatTTGCAACCTAAGGGACAAACTCaaccacttgtttaaattaacctacactataaaaaatactttgctgccttaaaatcttttgttgaatcaacccggatttacaagtcatttcaacttactcttatttatcttgactacagatgagttgttataactacaggtgagttgttataaattataaatttaagttgacttttcttaactatattttataagttgtgacaacaaatttctgttgacatgacttgtaaatctaagttgattcaacaaaaaattttaaggcagcaaagtttttttacagtgtagaaatttccatattttacccaaccaggTTGCAACGACGCTGTACTTTGCACTAAAACCACTAAGTATTGGGTTATCCTACAGGGTTACCCAACAGTTTGGTTTGTCCTTGTTTAACCCAGAAGGAGTTCAAAACAACCCAAAATTTTTAAGAGTGCAAGTTTAATCAAACTATAGTTATATACAGTAAGTAGGCCAGTGTCAACTAGGCTACTACTTTAAATGTTTCACATGTGattaatttttataaattacaAAAACTATTTGAAATTGGCTAACTTAACCTGATAAGGTTAAGTAACATAAAAACGTCTGGATTTACTGATCGCATACTTTTCAGTGTACCACCACTAACTATGTGATGCAAGTGCATTGCAAAGCTGAACAGGAGTTAAAATGATACCTCTTAATGGAACATGGTCTTCTTACAAGatacattttgtttataaagACCAACAAAAAGGGACCACTGATTTGAGTTTAAAatattcagatttattttttagaatTGATTTATAAATCGCGTATCTCATTAATTGGCCCTTGAATAAAATAGATAAACCCCCCACGCCCTAAAATCGGACTTGTAGTGTTTAATAAACAGGCCaatcatatttattataaatgctgAGTAAGTTGAGAGTCTGTAAATGCAGATAAGACACAGACGTTTGGAATATGCATGCATGAGATAAAGCAACAGCAGACATCACATTGATAACTCATTTCACGTTTTATGCGCAGTCATATTTTCAATCATGGTGTGCAGGATTAAAACAATCTAAATAAAATCTATATCTTATGAAgttataaaaacttttatatatacattttatttttgatatATGAAGCTATTACACTTAATTTGCCTTTTAATATTCATTTTACAGTTTATCAGTGTAAAGAGAAAATCAATggataaataattattaaatttttattcattattacttattaaataaataaatgtaattatttaatgatggGATATTTTATCTTCTATAAAAACACATGCTGTtcataagtgtttttttttcattttcaaaactatgtcaGACTTCTAGAAAAATACACACGTCAAAAATAATCACCACATCTTTTGTGCCGCACCCATGTTAATTTTCAGCCAATCAGGTGAGCCCTCCCGAATTGGCGTGGTAGCCCGATGGCATAAATAGTGTGGAGTGAGGTGTAAAGGTATGATTCTTATTCCTAAGGGAGAAGAAGCACAAAAAGTGACAACATGGTTGCGTGGACCGATCAAGAGCGTGCCATCATCAAGGAGATTTTCAGCAAGCTTAACTATGAGGATGCTGGTCAAAAAGCTTTGAGCAGGTACAGAGTGAATGTGACTTCATGTTCTAAActattgttttattcatgatGAAAAATTGTAACagttaaatgtatttatatattgcaTTGTTTGTTGCAGGGTCTTGATTGTGTATCCCTGGACTCAGCGGTACTTTGGAGGTTTTGGAAACCTGTATAATGCAGAGGCCATCCTGTCCAATCCACAGGTCGCAGCCCACGGCGCTGTTGTACTTCACGGACTTGACAAAGCTGTGAAGAACTTGGACGATATCAAAAATGCCTACAAAGATCTGAGCGTGCTACACTCCGATAAACTGCACGTGGATCCTGACAACTTTAGGGTAATTATAATTCATAAGATTAACACCACTTAGCTTAAATCTGCATGCAGATTACATTTTTACTGGCTATACAGTTTATTTAAAGCTTCATACAATACCAATTAGTGATGTGTTGTGCTGATCCTATTTTGTTTTTCAGCTGTTGGGCGATTGTCTGACCATCGTGATTGCTGCGAATATGGGAAGCGCCTTCACACCTGAAAAGCAGGCTGCCTGGCAGAAATTCCTGGCTGTTGTCGTCTCTGCTCTATGCAGACAGTACCATTAAGACCTCAAAACATATGGACAAACATTCAAACGTGTAATGTTTCTGTCTTTAAAATCAATAAAGAGGACTTGATGTGCAACTTTGCCACGTGTTTCAACTAAACATTGTGAATCATTTTCtccattattattttaaaataaagggTACCAATAACCATATGGTCCCCCAAATAGCTTTTCAATgaatgttctttaaaaaaaacatttcttacatTTTAATGGTCAATAGCCTAGTCTTTTGTGGATGTTAATGTCTCTTTATTGAACCACAAAGTCCGACAGCACCTATATCCGTGTTGTGTCTGCACGACGAAACCTTTACATCGGGTTGCATCGCAGTCAGTGCAAGTATTTGAGAACATTAGATTCAATGACTTTAGTTTTTTGACAGATTACCATCAATATAacctatattttattattatattcgaTGATAAAGTTCTTTTTGAAAACTTTGATTTTCGCGCAAATTTCGTTGATATTGATTTCAGCACCAATAGGACCAGACAGCTCCCACAACACACTTCTAACGTAATGCTGGTGGGTTGCATGGGACGCAACCTTTTCAATCGTAAATTAACGCAGAAACTGGACCGCTCTGTAAAGATAAGTGTATTGATCTATGATCTTtgatgatattatttaaacCACTAATAATAAAAACGCTTTCTGAAAAAATCTGTTAATTTTTTAGACCACATGAAGTAGCCTACCATTTTTTGATTTTAAGTTTATGAACACACACATCatagtattaaaaaataaataaattatatacagTGGGATGAAAAGTGATTTCCTCCTtcctgattttttttgcatgtttgtcacgctttaatgttttaaataaaggtttttattatgaagggaaaacaaaatccaaacccaCATGGCTCTGTGTGAAAAAAGTGCTTGACCCATAAAATAACTGTTCTGGCCACCCCTGTCAGCcagcaacaactgcaatcaaGCGTTTGCAATAACTTGCAATGAGGTAAATTTGGTCTGCTGGCCACCACTGTTTCATGTTTTCGCATTTGTGAATAATGTCTCTCACTGTGGTTCGCTGGAGTCTCAAAGCTTTAGAAATGGCTTTATAACCTTTTCCAAACTGAGACCAAATAGACCTCCattactttctttcttttttatttgttcGTGAATTTCTTTGGATCTCATCATGCCGTTCTCatcatgttgtgtttactttgatttatatttaaattattttcatgATGTAAAACATTAAAGAGTGACAAACATCCAGGAAGGGGGTCAACACTTTTTACACCACTGCATatagttacacacacacacacacacacacacacacacgcacgcacgcgcacgcacgcacgcacgcacgcacgcacgcacgcacgcacgcacgcacgcacgcacgcacgcacacacacacacacacacacacacacacacacacacacacacacacacacacacacacacacacacacacacacacacacacacacacacacacattacaggGTCAATTCCATAGaagcaatgcattttatactgtacaaactgttctggcagtctttaatctatgaaaaggtaccatttagtatgttttttagCTGTTCAATTGACACTTCCTGTGTCTTCTTGTGTCCCCGTAAACCATGTTTATAGAATAGTAAACATGTaattatacactattcatgtccccgtaaaccacatatgccaaCACACACAGTCGAGTTACCCATGGAATCAGGCATTTTTTAGTAACACATGATTTCAATACTTGGAAATTAATCATTAGCCTACTGAAGATTACTAgtaataaaacttttttatagCTAAATGCTATTTCTTTTTGTCTTTATAATATAGGCAATTTCAGAATATTGTTTACAAAGAAAAGGATGTAACTGCTTTGACTATACCTTTTCTCTGGGAAGTCTTAGATCAGGCATCATGACGTCATGCCAGTAAGTGACACATAAGACAATCAGCAAAACTCACATTCTAATGATGTTTGGACTTATATTTCCAAACGAGTTAACTAGATTTCATCTAATTGGACAAATCGCTAAATTGTGCTAAATTGTATCAAAGTTTTCCTATTTTCCATTTATTACAATTgttaatactgtaaaaattgCAACACATTTCAGTGGTGTTGCACAAATGAGAGCTCAGTTCAGTAAAACTGGAATATTGTGAATTGACAACAGATTAAAAGAATAAAcatgatataaataaataaatatgatcatATATGAGGGCTTTCAGCCGCTTGTGATCGTGAACCAGGATATGCAGCAGCGGAAGCCCGAGGCCTTTGTGTACTTTGATACGATCACTTCCTTCCCTTTTCTTATAAGTCTCACAAATACTGtaatcctttaaaaaaggtATGCTTTTAAAGTTTGAACATAACCGAACATAACTGAACATAACTTTCACAATATTTTAAGCATTTCGCAAATATAAATGCAGTCATTATCTCATTACCAATTAATAATGCGCTGACGATTTCAGCACAACGGAGAGCGTCCATTTCTTGAAACGCGAGATTTCAGCACTCAACCCTGGACAGCACCACACATATACCATTATTTCTTAGATCAATGATCAATATTAATCACCTTACTGGATTAAATATTAATTAGCAGTTCAAGTTTAACAAAGAATTGGGTATCAGGTAGCCTATCTGAGCACCAATTTCACAACTTAAAAAAACCCCACAacgaaaaaataaataaaataaccaacataTAGAATAGACCACAACAATGCactttatattaatttataaattgaataaataaataaacaaacaaattttatatatatatatatatataaagcatTTCTAATGTAGCTTCTTTACTATTCTGGCTTCTTTGAACTTAGCATTACGATATTGTAGTTCTTGGTTAACACATTAGCATACTTTTGATGTTCctataataggctttatgctCAGCTGCACTACCTCTTGAACTttagccagctccttgtttcctgtctgccattattggacaaactgattaatccaggtgtgcctgacctcattagtcacaacaacaataatcagacacacctggattaatcagtttgcccaataatggcagacaggacacaaggagctggctgaagttcaggactATTAAATCGTCTGCTAAATTACCAAATGTAAGGCTACTCTTCATTTAAATACAATGTAGGCCTACTGGAAAACTATACTTTGAATTGTGTGCTATGAGTCAGGGACATCAAACAAACAATCCAACAGAGGGCGCTATAAGAAAAGATATGAGGAGGGTGTATTAGATTTATGCTCTTTAttgctacacacacacaccatataGCAGTACATTCAGCAAACGACTTTCCTTTACaaaacacttttgtaaaataaaagataaagtAAGTTTGTGGAAGCCTTTCATCTTCTTCGAGGGTGTCTTCATCTGAATTTCTCAGATAAAACTGCAGAGAATGCTGAAAGAAACTTGTCCACCGCCGCGTGCGCAACCGCGGTGAAGTTTTCACCCATATTGCAAGCTAGTGTCACAAGTAAGCAGTGATTGAGAAGCTGAAAAACAAAAGTGACA is a window from the Misgurnus anguillicaudatus chromosome 4, ASM2758022v2, whole genome shotgun sequence genome containing:
- the aqp8a.2 gene encoding aquaporin-8a.2, with the protein product MTMDAEKLELQELDKTLLQKTAAKPQGKYVRVIQPCVAELVGTMFFVFIGCVSVIENVETAGRLQPALVHGLAVAVLVACMAEISGSHFNPPFTIAIYLCGGMQMAMVVPYIISQLIGGVLGAAMSKVMTSHENYMNATGAAFNILQSDDQLWKAVFAEIAMTCLVTMVVLLGAVNGKSKSPMVPFMVGCTVIINVLAGGDVSGTCLNPARAFGPALMANYWTYHWVYWVGPVGGGLIAAGLVRLLLGDEKIRVILK
- the hbae5 gene encoding hemoglobin, alpha embryonic 5; this encodes MSLSAKDKETVKALWAKVSPKAADIGNEALSRMLLVYPQTKTYFAHWSDLTPGSAPVKSHGKKIIGGLGLAVEKIDDLFAGLLNLSELHAFQLRVDPANFKVLSHCILVVIAMLFPKDFTPEAHLAFDKFLARVALALSDRYR
- the LOC129421164 gene encoding hemoglobin subunit beta; translation: MVAWTDQERAIIKEIFSKLNYEDAGQKALSRVLIVYPWTQRYFGGFGNLYNAEAILSNPQVAAHGAVVLHGLDKAVKNLDDIKNAYKDLSVLHSDKLHVDPDNFRLLGDCLTIVIAANMGSAFTPEKQAAWQKFLAVVVSALCRQYH